One Nicotiana sylvestris chromosome 12, ASM39365v2, whole genome shotgun sequence genomic window carries:
- the LOC138884242 gene encoding uncharacterized protein — translation MNEGETIQEMYTRFTTLTNELKSLGRIILEEDKVEKILTRVLPVLWESKITAIQESKNIATLRLDELIGNLTAYELRRQTMKMDTPKKERSLALRITEGSDLEDDEMAMITREFKKYLMRGNGYSRGTTLNKSRAPEKHTNEDCYKCGKTDHIIKNCPQWEIEWKKERVERKNRKKEQVQPKNNKGSTKAMVAAWGETSDEDSEDEAEEEQALMSIGESDDEQEVQVKGMSQIWYMDSGYSKHMTRNKDRFLSLEDLKGGNVSFGNRKKGEIIGVGKGKRVNNIYIVDLSTLSENELTCLSVLVNDPRLWCKRLGHASLNQLNKLVSKDLVIGLPNIKFKEDKV, via the exons ATGAATgaaggagaaactatccaagagatgtatactaGGTTCActacactgacaaatgaacttaagtcccttggaaggattattcttgaagaagacaaggttgagaaaatcttgacaagggttctgccagtcttatgggaaagcaaaatcacggcCATTCAGGAATCCAAGAATATTGCTACTCTCAGactggatgaactgattggaaatcttactgcttatgaactgagaaggcaaaccatgaagatggatacaCCCAAGAAGGAGAGAAGCCTAGCTCTCAGAATTactgaaggttcagatctggaagatgatgagatggctatgatcactagagaattcaaaaagtacctgatgagaggaaatggttattcaagaggtacaaccttgaACAAGTCAAGAGCTCCTGAGAAACATACCAATGAGGAttgctacaagtgtggtaagactgatcacataatcaaaaactgccctcaatgggaaattgagtggaagaaagaAAGGGTTGAACGAaagaacaggaagaaggaacaggttcaaccaaaaaATAACAAAGGTTCAaccaaggctatggttgctgcttggggagaaacttcagatgaagattcggaagatgaagcagaagaagAGCAAGCACTGATGtccatcggagaatcagatgatgaacaagag GTCCAAGTGAAAGGGATGAGCCAAATATGGTATATGGATAGTGGCTACTCAAAACATATGACAAGGAACAAGGACcggttcctttcacttgaggacttaaaaggaggtaatgtctcattTGGTAATagaaagaaaggtgagatcattggggttggaaag ggaaaaagagttaacaatatttacattgtagatttgtctactctctcagaaaatgaactcacttgcttaagtgtgttggttAATGATCCCCGCTTGTGGtgcaaaagacttggtcatgcaagtctaaatcagctaaacaaattagtctctaaagacttggtgatagggttacctaatatcaagttcaaggaagacaaagtttga
- the LOC104248628 gene encoding 3-oxoacyl-[acyl-carrier-protein] synthase I, chloroplastic-like, which yields MTSITGTGYSSGLILKQRELGIKGNSLFQYNGLRTIENMKMPVGFISWKPKAVKCGRIRAMASAPKREKDPKKRIVVTGMGLVSVFGSDIDNFYNSLLEGQSGITLIDRFDASNYSVRFAGQIRDFSSVDYIDGKNDRRLDDCWRYCLVAGKKALDDANLGQEVLEAMDKTRIGVLVGTGMGGLTAFSSGVESLVQKGYKKISPFFIPYSITNMGSALLAIGTGLMGPNYSISTACATANYCFYAAANHIRRGEADIMVAGGTEAAIVPTGVGGFIACRALSQRNDEPHKASRPWDKNRDGFVMGEGSGVLVMESLEHALKRGANIIAEYLGGAVTCDAHHMTDPRSDGLGVSSCITKSLEDSGISPEEVNYINAHATSTLAGDLAEVNAIKKVFKDTSEIKMNGTKSMIGHGLGAAGGLEAIATIKAITTGWLHPTINQDDLEPQVTIDTVPNVKKQHEVNVGISNSFGFGGHNSVVVFAPYNP from the exons ATGACTAGTATTACTGGTACTGGTTATTCTTCTGGTTTGATTTTAAAGCAGAGAGAATTAGGGATAAAAGGGAATTCTTTGTTCCAATACAATGGGCTTAGAACaatagaaaacatgaaaatgccAGTGGGGTTTATTTCCTGGAAGCCAAAAG CTGTAAAATGTGGAAGAATCAGGGCCATGGCTTCAGCTCCCAAAAGAGAAAAGGACCCAAAGAAAAGGATTGTTGTAACTGGAATGGGCCTTGTTTCAGTCTTTGGAAGTGATATTGACAATTTCTATAATAGTCTGCTTGAGGGACAGAGTGGAATCACTTTGATCGACAGATTTGATGCATCGAATTACTCCGTTAGGTTTGCAGGACAGATTCGTGATTTCTCCTCTGTAGACTACATAGACGGGAAGAATGATCGTCGTCTGGATGACTGTTGGAGGTACTGTCTCGTCGCTGGCAAGAAGGCCCTTGATGATGCTAACCTTGGTCAAGAAGTTCTTGAAGCT ATGGACAAAACAAGAATCGGCGTCTTAGTTGGAACTGGAATGGGAGGATTAACAGCTTTTAGCAGTGGAGTGGAATCCTTAGTTCAGAAAGGATACAAGAAAATCAGTCCATTTTTCATCCCTTACTCTATCACCAATATGGGATCAGCATTGTTAGCTATAGGTACCGGACTAATGGGACCTAATTATTCCATTTCAACGGCTTGTGCAACTGCAAACTACTGCTTCTATGCTGCTGCAAATCACATTAGAAGGGGTGAAGCTGATATTATGGTAGCAGGTGGGACGGAAGCTGCAATCGTGCCTACTGGTGTTGGCGGCTTCATAGCTTGTCGCGCCTTATCTCAAAGAAATGATGAACCACATAAGGCGTCAAGGCCGTGGGACAAGAATCGTGATGGTTTTGTCATGGGCGAAGGTTCTGGTGTCCTG GTAATGGAAAGTTTGGAGCATGCGTTGAAAAGAGGTGCTAATATTATAGCAGAATACTTGGGAGGAGCTGTTACTTGTGATGCTCATCACATGACTGATCCTCGTTCCGATGGGCTTGGAGTTTCATCTTGCATAACCAAAAGTTTGGAAGATTCTGGCATTTCTCCTGAAGAG GTGAATTACATTAACGCGCATGCAACATCAACCCTTGCTGGAGATTTGGCAGAGGTCAATGCAATCAAGAAGGTTTTTAAGGATACTTCAGAGATTAAGATGAACGGAACAAAG TCAATGATTGGGCATGGACTCGGGGCCGCTGGTGGACTTGAAGCGATTGCAACGATCAAAGCAATAACAACTGGTTGGCTACATCCAACTATTAACCAAGAT GATTTGGAACCTCAGGTTACGATAGACACTGTTCCAAATGTGAAGAAACAACATGAAGTGAATGTTG GTATTTCCAATTCATTTGGATTTGGAGGGCATAATTCAGTGGTTGTTTTCGCGCCTTACAATCCTTAA